One window of Burkholderia vietnamiensis LMG 10929 genomic DNA carries:
- the rimM gene encoding ribosome maturation factor RimM (Essential for efficient processing of 16S rRNA) produces MSGRDSGNARRGRASFGAFVRKPVERGAAASTGAAAEQGSLEAAQDWPDDAVEVGAVVDAYGLKGWIKVAAHADAGRGGDALLSARRWWLERGGERLSVRILQSKTHGDTVVAQPAGVDDRDAALAMRGFRVFVRREDFPALAADEFYWVDLIGLEVVNEQSVSLGKVSGMIDNGVHSILRVEYPTIGKDGAPATDERLIPFVGVYVKTVDQAARRIVVDWEADY; encoded by the coding sequence ATGTCCGGTCGCGATTCCGGTAATGCAAGGCGCGGGCGAGCGTCGTTTGGCGCATTCGTCCGCAAGCCGGTCGAGCGCGGCGCTGCCGCGAGCACCGGTGCGGCTGCCGAGCAAGGTAGCCTCGAAGCGGCGCAGGACTGGCCCGACGATGCAGTCGAGGTCGGCGCCGTGGTCGACGCGTACGGCCTGAAAGGCTGGATCAAGGTGGCGGCGCATGCCGACGCCGGTCGCGGCGGCGATGCGCTGCTCAGCGCGCGTCGCTGGTGGCTCGAACGCGGCGGAGAGCGGTTGTCCGTCCGCATTCTGCAGTCGAAGACGCACGGCGACACGGTCGTCGCGCAACCCGCGGGTGTCGACGACCGCGATGCCGCGCTGGCTATGCGCGGCTTTCGCGTGTTCGTGCGCCGGGAAGATTTCCCGGCGTTGGCCGCGGACGAATTCTATTGGGTCGACCTGATCGGCCTCGAGGTGGTCAACGAGCAATCGGTGTCACTCGGGAAGGTCAGCGGAATGATCGACAACGGCGTGCATTCGATTCTGCGCGTCGAGTATCCGACGATCGGCAAGGATGGTGCGCCGGCCACCGACGAGCGGCTGATTCCGTTCGTCGGCGTATATGTCAAAACGGTGGATCAGGCGGCCCGTCGCATCGTCGTCGACTGGGAAGCCGATTACTAA
- the trmD gene encoding tRNA (guanosine(37)-N1)-methyltransferase TrmD, protein MNQATERAVQFDVVTLFPEMFRALTDWGITSRAVKQERFGLRTWNPRDFTTDNYRTIDDRPYGGGPGMVMLAKPLEAAIGAAKAAQAEQGIASTRVVMMSPQGAPFTHERAVRMAQEPGVVVLCGRYEAIDQRLLDRCVDEEISLGDFVLSGGELPAMAMMDAVVRLLPGVLNDAQSAVQDSFVDGLLDCPHYTRPEEYEGMRVPDVLLGGHHAEIEKWRRQEALRNTLRKRPDLIVRARREKLLSRADEAWLANLAREAKNAS, encoded by the coding sequence ATGAACCAGGCTACGGAGCGCGCGGTGCAGTTCGATGTCGTCACGCTCTTTCCCGAGATGTTCCGTGCGCTGACCGACTGGGGTATCACCAGCCGGGCCGTGAAGCAGGAGCGCTTCGGGCTGCGCACCTGGAATCCGCGTGATTTCACGACGGACAACTACCGCACGATCGACGATCGTCCGTACGGCGGCGGTCCGGGCATGGTGATGCTCGCAAAGCCGCTCGAGGCTGCGATCGGCGCCGCGAAGGCGGCGCAGGCGGAGCAGGGCATCGCGAGCACGCGCGTGGTGATGATGTCGCCGCAGGGCGCGCCTTTCACGCACGAACGTGCGGTGCGCATGGCGCAGGAGCCGGGCGTCGTCGTGCTGTGCGGCCGTTACGAGGCGATCGATCAGCGTCTGCTCGACCGATGTGTGGACGAGGAGATCAGTCTCGGCGATTTCGTGCTGTCCGGCGGCGAGTTGCCGGCGATGGCGATGATGGATGCGGTCGTGCGTCTGCTGCCCGGCGTGCTGAACGATGCGCAGTCGGCCGTGCAGGACAGCTTCGTCGACGGCTTGCTCGATTGTCCGCATTACACGCGCCCCGAGGAATACGAGGGGATGCGCGTGCCGGACGTGCTGCTCGGCGGGCATCATGCCGAGATCGAGAAGTGGCGGCGCCAGGAAGCATTGAGAAACACGTTGCGGAAGCGGCCGGACCTGATCGTCCGGGCGCGCCGCGAGAAGTTGCTGAGCCGCGCCGACGAGGCGTGGCTTGCGAACCTCGCACGCGAAGCGAAAAACGCCTCCTGA
- the rplS gene encoding 50S ribosomal protein L19: protein MNLIAKLEQEEIERALAGKTIPEFAPGDTVIVNVNVVEGNRKRVQAYEGVVIAIRNRGLNSNFIVRKISSGEGVERTFQTYSPLLASIVVKRRGDVRRAKLYYLRERSGKSARIKEKLVSKDRTAAASQE from the coding sequence ATGAATCTGATTGCAAAACTTGAGCAGGAAGAGATCGAGCGCGCGCTCGCCGGCAAGACGATCCCCGAATTCGCCCCGGGCGACACGGTGATCGTGAACGTGAACGTGGTTGAAGGTAACCGCAAGCGCGTTCAGGCTTACGAAGGCGTCGTGATCGCGATTCGCAACCGCGGCCTGAACTCGAACTTCATCGTCCGCAAGATCTCGTCGGGCGAAGGCGTCGAGCGTACGTTCCAGACCTACTCGCCGCTGCTGGCGAGCATCGTCGTGAAGCGTCGCGGTGATGTGCGTCGTGCGAAGCTGTACTACCTGCGCGAGCGTTCGGGCAAGTCGGCTCGAATCAAGGAAAAGCTGGTGTCGAAGGATCGCACGGCAGCCGCTTCCCAAGAGTAA